From the Lolium rigidum isolate FL_2022 chromosome 2, APGP_CSIRO_Lrig_0.1, whole genome shotgun sequence genome, one window contains:
- the LOC124690257 gene encoding norbelladine synthase-like yields the protein MKGSLCHELETGLPAADVWEVYGSLLLPELIPQVLPTIVAKVEVSGDGGVGTILHVTFCPGLPLKYQKEKFIKVDHENLVKEAIVVEGTVLDLGFLKYLMRFEIVGSADNNCVIRSTLEYEVADGDTNTASLASTDTLASLAEAITRHLKEQKSANQAS from the exons ATGAAAGGAAGCCTTTGCCACGAGCTCGAGACTGGCCTCCCCGCAGCCGATGTGTGGGAGGTCTATGGAAGCCTTCTCCTTCCGGAGCTGATTCCTCAGGTGCTTCCCACCATTGTTGCCAAGGTCGAGGTTTCAGGAGATGGTGGGGTCGGAACAATCCTGCATGTCACCTTCTGTCCTG GCCTCCCATTGAAATACCAAAAGGAAAAGTTCATCAAGGTCGACCatgagaacctcgtcaaggaagcAATCGTCGTGGAAGGAACCGTCCTGGATTTGGGATTTCTGAAGTATCTGATGCGGTTCGAGATCGTAGGGAGCGCAGACAATAATTGCGTAATAAGATCAACCCTGGAATATGAAGTTGCCGACGGGGATACAAACACTGCATCCCTCGCCAGCACCGATACTTTAGCTAGTCTGGCCGAGGCCATCACAAGGCACCTCAAGGAGCAGAAGAGCGCTAACCAAGCTTCATAA